A genomic segment from Glycine soja cultivar W05 chromosome 20, ASM419377v2, whole genome shotgun sequence encodes:
- the LOC114401685 gene encoding uncharacterized protein LOC114401685, whose protein sequence is MTKKSTRKRKMGDTEETAPKKPAAKWPLIKPKKNLQISHLLDFDLFSVQNLFSSAESKAFVKIAEEIGFAHQGSRGGEAYRDNDRISVDDPVLADTIWESGLGKLFSDIKIRGKVAVGLNPNVRFYRFVSLYTRFT, encoded by the exons ATGACAAAGAAGTCAACGAGGAAGCGAAAAATGGGAGACACAGAGGAGACGGCTCCGAAGAAACCCGCGGCAAAATGGCCTCTCATCAAACCCAAAAAGAATCTTCAGATTAGCCACCTCCTAGATTTCGATCTCTTCTCG GTCCAGAATTTATTCTCCTCTGCTGAATCAAAGGCATTCGTTAAAATTGCTGAAGAAATTGGTTTTGCTCATCAAGGGAGTCGAGGTGGCGAAGCATACAGAGATAATGATCGAATTTCGGTGGATGATCCTGTCCTTGCAGATACTATTTGGGAGTCTGGACTTGGCAAACTTTTTTCTGATATTAAAATTCGAGGAAAGGTTGCTGTAGGTCTCAATCCAAATGTTAGATTCTATAGGTTCGTTTCTTTATACACAAGGTTCACGTGA